In one window of Pirellulales bacterium DNA:
- a CDS encoding pyridoxine 5'-phosphate synthase yields MANLGVNIDHVATVRQARRTYEPDPVWAAALAELGGADGITIHLREDRRHIQDRDLRLLRDTVTVKLNLEMACADEVVGIACAVRPRQATLVPESREEVTTEGGLDVLAQRSKVADVVQRLHDAGIEVSLFLDADERQIDAARELGADAVELHTGQFALAGHGTRQQRELDKLVRGAARIVACGLTLHAGHGLTYRNVLPVARIANMCELNIGHSIVARALMVGFQQAVREMKDLVS; encoded by the coding sequence ATGGCAAATCTTGGCGTCAACATCGACCATGTGGCGACCGTGCGCCAGGCCCGGCGGACCTATGAGCCCGACCCGGTCTGGGCCGCCGCCTTGGCCGAGTTGGGCGGCGCCGACGGCATTACCATTCACCTGCGCGAGGACCGCCGCCACATTCAAGACCGCGACTTGCGGCTGCTCCGCGACACGGTGACGGTCAAGCTGAACCTGGAAATGGCGTGCGCCGACGAGGTGGTGGGCATCGCCTGCGCCGTCCGGCCGCGGCAGGCGACGCTCGTGCCCGAAAGCCGTGAAGAGGTGACCACGGAGGGCGGCCTCGACGTGCTCGCCCAACGCTCGAAGGTGGCCGACGTGGTGCAGCGATTGCACGACGCCGGCATCGAAGTGAGCCTGTTCCTCGACGCCGACGAGCGGCAGATCGACGCGGCCCGCGAGCTGGGCGCCGACGCCGTCGAGCTGCACACCGGGCAATTTGCCCTGGCCGGCCACGGCACGCGGCAGCAGCGCGAGCTCGACAAGCTGGTGCGCGGCGCGGCGCGAATTGTCGCGTGTGGCCTGACGCTGCACGCCGGCCACGGCTTGACCTATCGCAACGTGCTGCCGGTGGCCCGCATCGCAAACATGTGCGAATTGAACATCGGCCACAGCATTGTCGCGCGGGCCCTGATGGTCGGCTTCCAGCAAGCCGTGCGAGAGATGAAGGATTTGGTGAGCTGA